In Pseudomonas sp. LRP2-20, the genomic window CGAGTATCGGTCCAGGCCGGCGACCGGCGCCTTGACATAGCGGGTCAGCCAGGCCGACTTGACCAGGCCCTGGGCATCGATCACCAGGTCATACTTGCGCTCGCGAACGCGCTGCTTGAACGCCTTCCACTCGCCACTCTTGATGGTCTGCCAGATATTCTTGCGCCAGCGGCGGATCGCCACCGGGATGACCTGGTCGACCGCCGGGTGCCAGCTGGGGATCTCGGCGAAGCCTTCTTCCACCACCCAGTCGAAGCGGATGCCCGGGATGGCGTGGGCGGCGTCGGTAAGCGCCGGCAGGGTGTGGATCACGTCACCCAGCGACGAGGTCTTGATGATCAGTACCCGCACTTAGTCGACCTCGGCCACGGTATCGATCAGGTTCGGACCACCCAGGCTGTGCAGGGCGGCGATGACTTTGCCGGGCTCGAGCAGGCGCAGGCAGTTGTAATGGCCGAAGCGGCAGGTGCGGTCGAAACACGGGCTGCACTCGATGCCGGTGCGCACCACTTCCACCTGTTCGGCCAGTGGCGGCGTGAAGCCTGGCGAGGTGGAGCCGTACACCGCGACCAGCGGGCGGTTCAGCGCGGCAGCCACGTGCATCAGGCCGGAATCGTTGGAGACCACGGCATCGGCGCAGGACATCAGGTCGATGGCCTCGGCCAGCGAGGTTTCGCCCGCCAGGTTGTACGACTCTTCACGCAAGCCCGGGATCAGGCGATCGCGGATCTGCTCGCCAACCGGGTGATCGTTCTTCGAGCCGAACAGCCACACCTGCCAGCCTTGGCGGATCATCGCATCGGCCACGGCGGCATAGTGCTCGCTCGGCCAGCGCTTGGCCTCGCCGAATTCGGCGCCTGGGCACAACGCCAGCACCGGGCGGTCCAGCGCCAGCCCAAACTTGGCCATTGCGGCTTCACGGCTGTGCGCTTCGATCTGCAGGCTCGGCCGCGGATACGGCTGCGGCAGCTCGGCACCGGGCGCGTAGGCCAGGGCCATGAAGCGCTCGATCATCAGCGGGTAACGGGCTTTGTCCAGCTTGCGCACGTCGTTGAGCAGGCCGAAACGCATTTCGCCGCGCCAACCGGTGCGCTTGGGGATGCCGGCAAAGAACGGCACCAGCGCCGACTTCAGCGAGTTGGGCAGCAGAATGGCCTGGTCGTACTGACCGGCCAGGGACTTGCCGATGCGCCGCCGCGTGGCC contains:
- the waaF gene encoding lipopolysaccharide heptosyltransferase II; this encodes MRILIIGPSWVGDMVMAQTLFQCLKQQHPDCVIDVLAPEWSRPILERMPEVRQALSFPLGHGALELATRRRIGKSLAGQYDQAILLPNSLKSALVPFFAGIPKRTGWRGEMRFGLLNDVRKLDKARYPLMIERFMALAYAPGAELPQPYPRPSLQIEAHSREAAMAKFGLALDRPVLALCPGAEFGEAKRWPSEHYAAVADAMIRQGWQVWLFGSKNDHPVGEQIRDRLIPGLREESYNLAGETSLAEAIDLMSCADAVVSNDSGLMHVAAALNRPLVAVYGSTSPGFTPPLAEQVEVVRTGIECSPCFDRTCRFGHYNCLRLLEPGKVIAALHSLGGPNLIDTVAEVD